In a genomic window of Methylobacter sp. YRD-M1:
- the rsfS gene encoding ribosome silencing factor, with protein sequence MQTDELLKIVQTVLDDRKGQYITTIDVRGKTSFTDYMVIATGTSDRHIQSLCQYVSEKVQESGLKPLGIEGGQGSDWVLLDLGDVIVHVMTAQAREFYQLEKLWSVDHAKEAG encoded by the coding sequence ATGCAAACAGATGAGTTATTAAAAATTGTCCAGACTGTCTTGGATGATCGCAAAGGGCAATACATCACCACAATAGATGTGCGGGGCAAGACCAGTTTTACCGATTACATGGTTATCGCTACCGGTACTTCCGACCGTCATATACAGTCTTTATGCCAATATGTGTCGGAAAAAGTTCAAGAGAGCGGCTTAAAACCGTTGGGCATTGAAGGCGGGCAGGGTTCTGACTGGGTATTGCTGGATCTGGGTGATGTCATTGTCCATGTGATGACCGCTCAAGCACGTGAATTTTATCAATTGGAAAAATTGTGGTCGGTTGATCATGCCAAAGAAGCGGGCTGA
- the nadD gene encoding nicotinate-nucleotide adenylyltransferase: MIGIFGGTFDPVHYGHLRSALEVKEIFGLTEIRLLPSAQPPHREQPIATALMRVQMLELAIKNQPGFIIDTRELDRAGHSYMVDTLKSFRQEFPEQSLLLFIGTDAFKNLTTWHRWQQLFDYAHIVVMTRPGFQLQELDGYFAAKKANDITELVQIPAGGLFFQPITQLEISATAIRKMIAEKRNPGFLLPDAVIEYIRQHALYEK, encoded by the coding sequence ATGATCGGTATTTTTGGCGGTACGTTCGACCCGGTTCATTATGGGCATTTACGCTCGGCGCTGGAAGTCAAGGAGATCTTCGGACTGACCGAAATCCGCTTGCTGCCCAGCGCGCAACCGCCTCATCGCGAACAGCCCATTGCCACGGCGCTGATGCGCGTACAGATGCTGGAGCTGGCCATTAAAAACCAGCCGGGATTTATAATTGATACCCGGGAGCTGGACAGGGCTGGTCACTCTTATATGGTCGATACGCTGAAATCCTTCAGACAGGAATTCCCGGAGCAATCGTTATTGCTGTTTATCGGCACTGATGCGTTTAAAAATCTGACTACCTGGCATCGATGGCAGCAGTTGTTCGATTATGCGCATATAGTCGTCATGACCCGTCCAGGATTTCAACTACAGGAACTTGATGGCTATTTTGCGGCCAAAAAGGCCAACGATATAACAGAGCTGGTACAGATACCGGCTGGCGGATTGTTTTTTCAGCCCATCACGCAGCTCGAAATCTCGGCGACGGCCATCAGGAAAATGATCGCGGAAAAACGCAACCCGGGTTTTTTATTGCCTGACGCTGTCATAGAATACATCAGACAGCATGCGCTTTATGAGAAATAA
- a CDS encoding glutamate-5-semialdehyde dehydrogenase: MEIKQYMSSLGLKARAAGREISRTESGKKNLALLKIAEAIDADQDMLIAENTKDLEAGKQNGLDAASLDRLALTPARIQAMIEGLKQVAALPDPVGEITDLSYRPSGIQVGQMRVPLGVIGIIYESRPNVTVDAAALCLKSGNACILRGGSEALHSNQAVAACIAKGLAAAGLPVEAVQCVATADREAVGELITMDRYVDVIVPRGGKSLIERISRDATIPVIKHLDGICHVYIDDKADIEKAVRIAVNAKTHRYGVCNAMETLLVAEGIAAKVLPILAAEYGEKGVELRGCLRTCSLIPTCKRATEEDWRTEYLAPILSIRIVDGLDQAIEHISQYSSGHTEAIVTEDYTLARRFLREVDSSSVMVNASTRFADGFEYGLGAEIGISTDKLHARGPVGLKGLTSLKYIVLGDGHIRQ, translated from the coding sequence ATGGAAATCAAACAATATATGAGCAGTCTTGGCCTTAAAGCCAGAGCGGCCGGCAGAGAAATCAGCCGGACCGAGTCGGGTAAAAAAAATCTGGCATTATTAAAGATTGCAGAAGCCATTGACGCTGATCAGGACATGCTGATTGCGGAAAACACCAAGGACTTGGAGGCCGGCAAGCAGAACGGCCTGGATGCGGCATCGCTGGACAGGCTGGCCCTGACGCCGGCACGTATCCAGGCGATGATTGAAGGCTTGAAGCAGGTTGCCGCTTTGCCTGACCCTGTCGGCGAAATCACTGATTTAAGCTATCGGCCTAGCGGCATACAGGTCGGACAAATGCGTGTACCTTTGGGCGTGATCGGCATTATTTACGAATCACGCCCTAACGTAACCGTTGATGCGGCAGCTCTATGTCTTAAATCGGGCAATGCCTGCATTTTGCGCGGCGGTTCGGAAGCGCTGCATTCCAACCAAGCGGTTGCGGCGTGCATCGCGAAGGGACTGGCAGCGGCCGGTTTGCCGGTAGAAGCCGTGCAATGCGTCGCCACGGCAGACCGCGAGGCCGTCGGCGAACTGATTACGATGGACCGCTACGTGGACGTGATCGTGCCGCGCGGCGGTAAAAGCCTGATCGAGCGCATTTCCAGGGATGCCACGATCCCTGTCATCAAGCATCTGGACGGCATCTGTCATGTTTACATCGATGACAAAGCCGACATAGAGAAAGCTGTCCGAATTGCCGTGAACGCCAAAACCCATCGCTACGGCGTTTGCAATGCCATGGAAACATTGCTGGTGGCCGAAGGCATTGCCGCAAAGGTATTGCCGATACTGGCTGCAGAATATGGCGAAAAAGGCGTGGAATTGCGCGGCTGCCTGAGGACCTGTTCCCTGATTCCCACTTGTAAAAGAGCGACAGAGGAAGACTGGCGCACTGAATATCTGGCACCGATCTTATCGATCCGGATTGTCGATGGGCTGGATCAGGCTATCGAGCATATCAGTCAATACAGCTCCGGCCATACTGAAGCCATTGTCACGGAAGATTACACTCTGGCCAGACGCTTCCTGAGAGAAGTCGATTCCAGTTCGGTCATGGTCAATGCCTCGACGCGTTTTGCCGACGGCTTTGAATATGGCCTAGGCGCGGAGATCGGCATCAGCACCGATAAGCTGCACGCACGCGGCCCGGTCGGTCTGAAAGGATTAACCTCGCTGAAATACATCGTGCTCGGCGACGGGCATATCCGGCAATAA
- a CDS encoding cytochrome C oxidase subunit II, whose protein sequence is MHIDPLEKKWGYVILAITGLLVAIIMIDALVHNINPPSHVETIDSARLHLSEEFAEDNLGVQVDDKGNVMVRIVAGRYGFYPKQITVPSGTPLTFRWASMDVLHGIHLPMTNMNTMILPGYVAELKTKFPKPGNYPLLCNEYCGMGHDHMWASITVVAKEHWTAPVKTVSKGGSSHE, encoded by the coding sequence ATGCATATCGATCCATTGGAAAAGAAATGGGGTTATGTAATCCTGGCCATAACCGGCCTGCTGGTCGCCATCATTATGATAGATGCATTAGTTCATAACATTAATCCTCCCAGTCATGTTGAAACCATCGATTCAGCCCGCCTGCATCTGAGCGAAGAATTCGCTGAAGATAATCTTGGCGTCCAGGTCGACGACAAAGGCAATGTCATGGTCAGGATAGTGGCCGGGCGTTACGGCTTTTATCCCAAACAGATTACCGTCCCTTCCGGCACGCCTTTAACGTTCCGCTGGGCCAGCATGGACGTCTTACACGGCATTCACTTGCCGATGACCAATATGAATACGATGATACTGCCGGGCTATGTCGCAGAATTGAAGACAAAGTTTCCGAAACCCGGCAATTACCCGCTGCTGTGCAATGAATATTGCGGCATGGGCCATGACCACATGTGGGCCAGTATTACAGTTGTCGCAAAGGAACACTGGACCGCACCGGTAAAAACAGTTTCTAAAGGAGGCAGCAGCCATGAATGA
- a CDS encoding cbb3-type cytochrome c oxidase subunit I, with protein sequence MNDAEERKLALSHMWIAFGAFLIASFMGAYQVLERSGFLPLIESTPVYFASVSSHGVLMAYVLTIFFVPGFGYYIATTSLNQPIWNIKWAWTGFGVSLLGTVLAAIPLLTGSASVLYTFYPPIKAHTLFYVGATLLLAGSWIWCVIMIVMMRQWKQANLGQPVPLAMFSTVANAYLWLWTSVGVAAEVLFQILPWAFGWMDTVDPGLARTLFAWTLHPIVYFWLIPAYTAFYVLVPKQAGSYILSDEMARVAFIVLVVFSLPIGFHHLYMDPEQAKGWKLLHGVGTFIVTLPTLLTAFAVLASLEIAGRLRGGKGLFGWIGALPWRNSMVLAMILGLLMLILGGFGGIINASYAMNAMIHNTAWVPGHFHLIFAGTTVIMYFAVAYYFWPILTGKPLFSNNMALLQLWTWFIGMIVLTTPWHILGLLGQPRRISSVQYNSPLTLAWDTFELAMIVGGLIMLGSACLFVYNLAKTQLNPVAEAYTGKIEYADPIYPVNNLPEFLNDFKIWNWVIAVCMLISFGYPILQFFIMDTFESSGWGY encoded by the coding sequence ATGAATGATGCGGAAGAAAGAAAACTGGCGTTAAGCCACATGTGGATTGCTTTCGGAGCATTCCTTATTGCCTCATTCATGGGCGCTTATCAGGTGCTGGAACGCAGCGGGTTCCTGCCGCTGATTGAATCAACTCCGGTTTATTTTGCTTCGGTCAGCAGCCACGGCGTATTGATGGCTTACGTTCTCACCATTTTTTTTGTGCCCGGATTCGGTTATTACATAGCCACGACCAGTCTCAATCAGCCGATATGGAATATCAAGTGGGCCTGGACCGGCTTTGGCGTTTCCCTGTTGGGTACGGTTCTGGCAGCCATACCGCTACTGACAGGCTCAGCATCCGTACTTTATACCTTTTATCCGCCGATAAAGGCACATACGCTGTTTTATGTCGGCGCGACTTTATTGCTCGCCGGCTCCTGGATCTGGTGCGTGATCATGATTGTCATGATGCGACAATGGAAACAAGCCAATCTCGGCCAGCCAGTGCCTCTGGCCATGTTCTCGACCGTGGCCAATGCTTATTTATGGCTGTGGACCAGCGTCGGCGTTGCTGCCGAAGTCCTGTTTCAAATACTCCCGTGGGCTTTCGGCTGGATGGATACGGTTGACCCGGGCCTGGCGCGTACGCTGTTTGCCTGGACTTTGCATCCGATCGTTTATTTCTGGCTGATCCCCGCTTACACAGCCTTTTATGTGCTGGTGCCCAAGCAGGCTGGCAGCTATATACTCAGTGACGAAATGGCCAGAGTCGCCTTCATTGTGCTGGTCGTTTTCAGTCTGCCGATTGGCTTCCATCATCTGTATATGGACCCGGAACAGGCCAAAGGTTGGAAGTTATTGCACGGCGTCGGCACTTTCATCGTGACCTTGCCGACTTTATTGACCGCCTTTGCTGTGCTTGCCTCCTTGGAAATAGCCGGCAGACTGCGGGGCGGCAAGGGGTTGTTCGGCTGGATAGGCGCCCTGCCCTGGCGTAATTCCATGGTGCTGGCCATGATTCTGGGCTTGCTGATGCTGATACTGGGCGGTTTCGGCGGCATCATCAATGCCAGTTATGCCATGAATGCCATGATTCATAATACCGCCTGGGTCCCTGGCCATTTCCATCTGATATTTGCCGGCACGACCGTGATCATGTACTTTGCCGTCGCCTATTATTTCTGGCCGATCTTAACGGGCAAGCCGCTGTTCTCGAACAATATGGCCTTGCTGCAATTGTGGACCTGGTTTATCGGCATGATTGTCCTGACGACACCCTGGCATATCCTGGGCCTATTAGGCCAACCCCGACGCATTTCCAGCGTTCAATACAACAGCCCGCTGACTCTGGCATGGGATACGTTTGAACTGGCCATGATAGTGGGCGGCCTGATAATGCTGGGATCAGCCTGTTTGTTTGTCTACAATCTGGCAAAGACCCAGTTGAATCCTGTAGCTGAAGCTTATACAGGCAAAATCGAATACGCCGACCCGATTTATCCGGTCAATAATCTGCCTGAGTTTCTGAATGACTTCAAAATCTGGAACTGGGTCATTGCAGTCTGCATGCTCATTAGCTTCGGCTATCCTATTCTTCAGTTCTTTATTATGGACACGTTCGAATCAAGCGGATGGGGGTATTAA
- a CDS encoding c-type cytochrome has protein sequence MNKMIQTALLGLFTVSLAHAEPSSQVAWTPDKLNFIKQANSKNGEELAMQCAGCHGDKGVSSSPEFPSLAGQLATYTYKQLQDYKNGQRTHTLMTSIAAGLSDQDMADMAAWYSSLPPPKNKAGKKDLEIAERLVSEGDGKRTLPPCYTCHGSDGEGERMDIPALAGQQAEYFAATLKAYKNGERHNDIYSRMRILSQQLSDTEIQELAQYYQQLR, from the coding sequence ATGAATAAAATGATTCAAACGGCATTGTTGGGTCTTTTTACGGTAAGCCTTGCGCATGCTGAGCCCTCCTCTCAAGTCGCATGGACACCCGATAAACTGAATTTCATAAAGCAGGCCAACAGTAAAAATGGCGAGGAGTTGGCTATGCAGTGCGCCGGCTGCCACGGAGACAAGGGCGTCAGTTCATCACCTGAGTTTCCTTCGCTGGCTGGCCAATTGGCAACCTACACTTATAAACAGTTGCAGGATTACAAGAACGGCCAGCGCACCCACACGCTCATGACTTCAATCGCTGCGGGCTTGAGCGACCAGGACATGGCCGATATGGCCGCTTGGTACAGTTCCTTGCCGCCACCCAAGAATAAAGCCGGCAAGAAAGATCTGGAAATTGCCGAGCGGCTGGTTTCTGAAGGCGACGGCAAGCGCACCCTGCCGCCGTGTTATACCTGCCATGGCTCGGACGGAGAAGGTGAAAGAATGGATATACCTGCTTTGGCGGGTCAGCAGGCTGAATATTTTGCAGCTACGCTCAAGGCCTATAAAAACGGTGAGCGCCACAACGATATATACAGCCGTATGCGCATACTCAGTCAGCAATTGAGCGACACGGAGATACAAGAGCTTGCTCAATATTACCAGCAACTACGGTGA
- a CDS encoding peptidylprolyl isomerase produces the protein MPLKKISLLFWLSCTLCGTAVADTVLVKVGNGQVTEQQLEKAMSAAPFASQFPSMDEKDQAYLRGDMLMRLARSEALHQEAVALGKTENLSYQQEMGNFRTSLLAQRYLTHLRDRISIPAKLDSRLKGDLKGNGEALAAARASYVAQQFKALKDKRIAELKQQARIKTYFERLDNHVKSDTVLAEATDYTIKYADLLPSQGSSNVNSQQIKDKVNEWLELMVLARAAVAEGIDVEAQVADYGHYLSIKMLLAEQEQQWIPDDKTLFDYFRKHPNIGYVHERRQIGQLVVASREQAEKLRRRILAGESLFKLAAEYSIDPYGREHAGDMGWLQEGSGFDAIEQVLKRLPDNQVSDVIQTPKGWHLVMITARKPAERKEFAAIKDRVRQALIAEKMTAYLEQIMAKYPLDWQMQDHI, from the coding sequence ATGCCTTTAAAAAAGATCAGCTTATTATTCTGGCTGTCCTGCACACTCTGCGGCACAGCCGTAGCCGACACCGTATTGGTCAAAGTAGGCAATGGCCAGGTTACCGAGCAGCAACTGGAAAAAGCCATGAGTGCGGCGCCTTTTGCCAGTCAGTTTCCATCAATGGATGAAAAAGATCAGGCTTATCTGCGGGGCGATATGCTGATGCGTCTGGCCAGATCGGAAGCGCTTCATCAGGAAGCCGTCGCTTTGGGGAAAACCGAAAACCTGTCCTATCAGCAGGAAATGGGCAATTTTCGCACGTCCCTGCTGGCACAACGCTATCTGACCCATCTGCGTGATCGAATCAGCATTCCGGCCAAACTGGACAGTCGGCTGAAAGGCGATTTAAAAGGCAATGGCGAGGCGCTGGCCGCGGCCCGCGCCTCATATGTCGCGCAGCAATTCAAGGCATTAAAGGACAAACGCATCGCCGAGCTTAAACAGCAAGCCCGGATCAAAACCTACTTCGAACGCCTGGATAATCATGTAAAATCCGATACGGTACTAGCCGAAGCTACCGATTACACTATCAAATATGCCGATTTGCTGCCGTCCCAAGGTAGTAGTAACGTAAATTCTCAACAGATTAAAGATAAGGTCAACGAGTGGCTTGAGCTGATGGTACTGGCGCGCGCGGCAGTAGCCGAAGGCATTGACGTCGAGGCACAGGTGGCCGATTACGGGCATTATCTGAGCATCAAAATGCTGTTGGCGGAGCAGGAACAGCAATGGATACCCGATGACAAGACGCTGTTCGATTATTTCCGGAAACATCCGAATATCGGCTATGTACACGAACGCAGGCAAATCGGCCAGCTTGTCGTAGCCTCCAGAGAACAGGCCGAGAAGCTGCGCCGGCGCATACTGGCCGGTGAAAGCCTGTTTAAACTGGCGGCGGAATACAGCATCGATCCCTATGGCCGCGAGCATGCCGGCGATATGGGTTGGTTGCAGGAAGGCAGTGGTTTCGATGCGATTGAACAAGTTTTGAAAAGACTGCCTGACAATCAGGTCAGTGATGTCATTCAAACGCCCAAAGGCTGGCATCTGGTCATGATCACGGCCCGCAAGCCCGCCGAACGTAAAGAATTTGCCGCTATAAAAGATCGGGTCAGACAAGCCCTGATCGCCGAGAAAATGACAGCTTATCTGGAACAGATTATGGCCAAATATCCGCTGGATTGGCAGATGCAAGACCATATTTAA
- a CDS encoding TlpA family protein disulfide reductase yields MIEFAKKDKLALKLCMGIAAVLSGSISFSMPAIAAQAERGKPINRAWALPSLTLNDLDGKEHSLNDWRGKVIMLNFWATWCGPCQIEIPYFMKYQQNYAGQGLQIIGIGLDEAQKLRNYARTLGINYPILRADPEQHYALLNQWGDPSGVLPFTVIIDREGRLVFKEIGLFDDETFETIVKPLLE; encoded by the coding sequence ATGATTGAATTCGCTAAAAAAGATAAATTGGCTCTCAAATTGTGCATGGGCATTGCCGCAGTGTTGTCAGGCAGTATAAGTTTTTCCATGCCGGCTATAGCTGCACAGGCCGAACGTGGCAAACCCATAAACAGAGCCTGGGCTTTACCGTCTCTGACCCTGAATGATCTCGATGGAAAAGAGCATAGTCTGAATGACTGGCGCGGCAAAGTCATTATGCTGAATTTTTGGGCAACCTGGTGCGGGCCATGTCAGATTGAGATTCCGTATTTTATGAAATATCAGCAAAACTATGCCGGGCAGGGGCTGCAGATTATCGGCATCGGCCTTGATGAGGCGCAAAAATTACGCAATTATGCCCGTACCCTGGGTATTAATTACCCAATTTTGCGTGCCGACCCCGAGCAGCACTATGCATTATTGAATCAATGGGGCGACCCGTCGGGCGTTCTACCCTTTACCGTTATCATCGACCGTGAAGGCCGATTGGTTTTTAAGGAAATCGGCCTATTCGATGATGAGACATTCGAAACGATCGTAAAACCCTTGCTTGAATAA
- a CDS encoding TolC family protein, protein MFDLSKCATAAATALLLNSIGYSVTAVAENNTNYTLEQAVNYALDNNPSLQVMHERIAQAEAQVGEALASFYPQVKARLSYEHSDNPARAFSMIISQRRLDFGGTDFNHPGGVDNYRPEVIATYSLFNGGQDYQNKMAAELGVDAATLEESATRNQLIQSVTSAFYGVLAAKEAHKVALRSIDAVKSELEQSRTRFEAGTVLKSDVLSLEVQLAEAQDAEIRAANAIELSQSGLKTLMGINAGDPFAIAETSSWQPPQLDKPFATLLAQAIAQRPEAEAAQKQIEIAERKLSAAKGAHLPKADAYLSYGSDSKNLDYSTSRDNVTAGVQVEVDVFSGFRTSENVKKAERQLAEAQKIARKIQLEIENDVKTAYLKLQEALDRVKVTTVSVSSAEEAFRLVSEQRQADVVTITRYIESEVARDEANSRVIAARYDALQAEAELNKALGNWK, encoded by the coding sequence ATGTTTGATCTATCAAAATGCGCTACCGCCGCCGCAACGGCCTTATTATTGAATAGCATTGGCTATTCCGTCACGGCAGTCGCCGAAAACAATACCAACTATACGCTCGAACAGGCTGTCAATTATGCATTGGACAATAATCCCAGCCTGCAGGTCATGCACGAACGCATTGCTCAGGCCGAAGCCCAAGTTGGTGAAGCATTGGCCAGTTTTTATCCGCAAGTGAAAGCGCGGCTGTCCTATGAGCATTCCGACAATCCTGCCCGCGCGTTCAGCATGATCATCTCGCAGCGGCGACTGGATTTCGGCGGCACTGACTTCAACCATCCTGGCGGCGTCGACAATTATCGTCCGGAGGTGATTGCTACCTATTCACTTTTTAACGGCGGTCAGGATTATCAAAATAAGATGGCCGCAGAGCTGGGCGTGGATGCAGCCACACTCGAAGAATCGGCAACGCGCAATCAGCTGATCCAGTCGGTCACTTCGGCATTTTACGGCGTATTGGCCGCCAAGGAAGCGCATAAAGTGGCCCTGCGTTCCATTGACGCGGTTAAAAGCGAGCTGGAACAAAGCCGCACGCGCTTTGAGGCCGGAACGGTTCTTAAATCCGATGTGCTGTCGCTGGAAGTGCAACTGGCCGAAGCACAGGATGCTGAAATCCGGGCTGCCAATGCCATAGAACTGAGCCAAAGCGGACTTAAAACCCTGATGGGCATCAATGCCGGCGATCCGTTCGCTATTGCCGAGACTTCATCCTGGCAACCGCCGCAACTCGACAAGCCCTTTGCAACGCTGCTGGCTCAGGCTATCGCACAGCGCCCGGAAGCGGAAGCCGCCCAAAAGCAGATTGAAATTGCCGAGCGCAAGCTCAGCGCTGCCAAAGGCGCTCACCTGCCCAAGGCCGACGCTTATCTCAGTTACGGCTCAGACAGCAAGAACCTTGATTATTCGACCAGTCGCGATAATGTCACGGCCGGCGTCCAGGTTGAAGTGGATGTTTTCTCAGGCTTCCGTACCAGCGAAAATGTGAAAAAGGCAGAAAGACAACTTGCGGAAGCGCAGAAAATCGCCCGCAAAATACAGCTTGAAATCGAAAATGACGTTAAAACCGCCTATCTGAAGCTTCAGGAAGCATTGGATCGGGTCAAAGTCACAACCGTTTCGGTCTCATCCGCGGAGGAAGCCTTCCGTCTCGTCAGCGAACAGCGCCAGGCCGATGTCGTCACTATCACGCGCTATATTGAAAGCGAAGTCGCGCGTGACGAGGCCAATTCGCGCGTCATCGCCGCCCGTTACGATGCCCTGCAGGCGGAAGCAGAACTCAATAAAGCATTAGGTAATTGGAAATAA
- a CDS encoding efflux RND transporter periplasmic adaptor subunit — protein MTDHTPAMKSKWLVPAAAIIGLILVILYALGLIGAGDKVEPGTQEVTAKPVPANARTLVVGQSKTDDVQFWPGTIRSRTVAKIAPKYTARIISIEVNAGDSVKKGQVLARLDEREATASLNEAQARLAAARAQAAQAVADEKRTRVLYEKQAATRENYDAVIARSRAAQANVKQAANAVEQLRVSLGENNLHAPFNGIISQRLKEPGDMGLAGEPIVILQKPEDLRLEVAIPNFCASRVRTGTEVDIRVDALDKVLKAKIDEIIPQIDIETRTQLVKAALPKTEGLQPGLLAWLLLNCTEEHHAILIPASAVLHYGQLEAVTIVKDNHIYTRHIRTGKQYGDQVEVLSGLRDGETILINNGSPE, from the coding sequence ATGACAGATCACACCCCGGCCATGAAAAGCAAATGGCTTGTCCCGGCCGCCGCCATCATAGGGCTTATCCTGGTCATTCTTTACGCATTAGGCCTTATCGGCGCTGGTGATAAAGTAGAACCAGGCACTCAGGAGGTTACCGCCAAACCTGTTCCAGCCAATGCCCGGACGCTCGTGGTCGGCCAAAGCAAAACCGATGACGTCCAATTCTGGCCCGGCACGATCCGTTCGCGCACCGTCGCTAAGATTGCTCCCAAATACACGGCGCGCATCATCAGCATTGAGGTCAATGCCGGCGATAGCGTCAAAAAAGGCCAGGTGCTGGCCAGGCTGGACGAGCGCGAAGCAACGGCGAGTCTGAATGAAGCGCAGGCACGCCTGGCTGCGGCCAGGGCACAAGCAGCGCAAGCTGTTGCCGACGAAAAGAGAACCAGAGTCCTCTATGAAAAACAGGCCGCCACGCGCGAGAATTACGACGCTGTCATTGCCCGCTCCAGAGCTGCGCAGGCTAATGTCAAGCAGGCGGCCAACGCCGTCGAGCAACTGCGCGTCTCGTTAGGCGAAAACAATCTGCACGCGCCTTTCAACGGCATCATTTCTCAGCGACTGAAAGAACCAGGCGACATGGGGTTAGCCGGCGAGCCTATCGTTATTCTGCAAAAACCCGAAGATTTGCGTCTGGAAGTGGCAATTCCGAACTTCTGCGCCAGCCGCGTCCGTACCGGTACGGAAGTCGATATACGCGTTGATGCCCTGGATAAAGTGCTGAAAGCCAAAATCGATGAAATCATCCCGCAAATCGATATAGAAACGCGCACCCAGCTTGTTAAGGCCGCACTGCCAAAGACTGAAGGCCTGCAGCCGGGCCTCCTGGCCTGGCTGCTGCTCAACTGCACCGAGGAGCACCATGCCATTCTGATACCGGCATCCGCCGTGCTGCACTACGGGCAGCTCGAAGCAGTCACCATCGTTAAAGATAATCATATTTATACGCGCCATATCCGCACCGGCAAGCAATACGGCGACCAAGTCGAAGTCCTGTCCGGCCTGCGCGATGGCGAAACCATACTGATCAATAACGGTTCACCAGAATGA